The following are from one region of the Stanieria sp. NIES-3757 genome:
- a CDS encoding amino acid permease-associated region, which translates to MKSKQLPKSTPLSTESKSALTFVDVVALIVGVVIGAGIFETPALVAANTGSRELLLLAWVLGGAMSLIGAICYAELATTYPHPGGNYYYLKRAFGKSTAFLFAWGRMTVIQTGSLTLLAFVFGDYASQLFRLGDYSTSVYAALAIGILTILNLIGIRQGKWTQNWLTAAKVLGLLLIVIVGLLFATPATPVEPIEPDFSQNLGLAMVFVLLSYGGWNEAVYISAELDNLKRNMVRSLLWSIGIITAIYLAINLAYVQGLGLKTMAASEAVATQLMSRAVGTPGAWLISLLIAISTLGAINATIFTGARTNYALGKDFAVLSLLGRWHHKTQSPPPALWVQSGIALFLVLLGTLTRRGFETMVDYTAPAFWFFFLLTSLSLLVLRFKEPEVPKPFQVPFYPLTPILFCLICGYLLYSSLVYTGIGALVGVAVVIAGIPLLLWSRRKKS; encoded by the coding sequence GTGAAAAGCAAACAATTACCTAAGTCAACTCCGCTTTCAACCGAATCTAAGTCGGCATTAACTTTTGTTGATGTTGTCGCTCTTATTGTTGGGGTTGTTATTGGTGCAGGTATTTTTGAGACACCTGCTTTAGTGGCTGCCAACACTGGTAGTAGAGAGCTTTTACTTTTGGCTTGGGTGTTGGGAGGAGCAATGTCGTTAATTGGTGCAATTTGTTATGCAGAATTAGCAACAACTTATCCTCATCCAGGAGGCAATTATTATTATCTCAAACGTGCCTTTGGTAAATCTACCGCTTTTCTCTTTGCTTGGGGACGCATGACAGTAATTCAAACTGGTTCGCTTACTCTGTTAGCGTTCGTGTTTGGTGATTATGCTTCCCAGTTATTTCGTCTTGGTGACTATTCTACTTCTGTTTATGCTGCTCTTGCCATTGGCATTTTGACCATTTTAAATCTGATCGGCATTCGCCAAGGAAAATGGACACAAAATTGGTTAACCGCAGCCAAAGTTCTGGGTTTGTTATTAATTGTCATTGTTGGTTTACTCTTTGCTACTCCTGCCACTCCTGTAGAGCCGATTGAACCTGACTTTTCCCAAAATCTTGGACTAGCAATGGTTTTCGTCCTGTTATCCTATGGTGGCTGGAACGAAGCCGTCTATATCTCCGCCGAATTAGACAACCTCAAGCGGAATATGGTGCGATCGCTTTTGTGGAGTATTGGTATTATTACCGCGATTTATTTGGCGATTAATCTGGCGTACGTTCAAGGATTGGGATTAAAAACAATGGCAGCCTCAGAAGCAGTAGCCACTCAGCTAATGAGTCGTGCGGTTGGCACACCAGGTGCTTGGTTAATCAGTCTGCTGATTGCTATTTCTACTCTAGGTGCAATCAATGCCACGATTTTTACTGGTGCTAGAACTAACTATGCATTAGGAAAAGATTTTGCAGTGTTGAGTTTGCTTGGACGTTGGCATCACAAGACTCAATCTCCACCTCCTGCTTTATGGGTACAGTCAGGAATTGCACTTTTTTTAGTTTTGTTGGGGACGCTGACACGCAGGGGTTTTGAAACAATGGTAGATTACACCGCTCCTGCGTTTTGGTTCTTTTTTCTACTGACAAGCTTGTCTTTATTGGTGTTGCGATTCAAAGAACCAGAAGTACCAAAACCTTTTCAAGTCCCATTTTATCCTTTAACACCGATTCTTTTTTGTTTGATCTGTGGCTACTTACTTTATTCGAGTCTAGTTTACACAGGCATTGGCGCACTTGTCGGCGTAGCAGTAGTAATTGCTGGGATTCCGCTGTTGCTATGGTCGCGTCGTAAGAAAAGTTGA
- a CDS encoding transposase, IS4 family protein, translating into MLDINRVLKEDRLLRALTGLNRKAFGELSQGFEIILNQEAIAKSQKHRKRAVGGGRKARLQRVEEKLFFILFYFKCYPTFDVAGVLFDLHRSRAHRWMLRLQPLLEKVLGKKMVLPKRKLESIDEFIVRFPYAKEVMIDGTERPIQRPKDQEKQKSHYSGKKKCHTRKHLVMTDQDKRVLVLTKAREGKLHDKRQLNEEKLVDFVPDELPIHVDLGFQGLQKEFVNIKIPDKKPRGKELTEEQKQSNREKSSERVKCEHTISGIKRYKAAATVYRNHIRDLDDRFMLTAAGLWNFYLMAA; encoded by the coding sequence ATGTTGGACATCAATCGGGTGCTGAAAGAAGACCGCCTGCTCAGGGCATTGACAGGATTAAACCGTAAAGCATTCGGCGAATTGTCGCAAGGCTTTGAAATTATACTTAACCAAGAGGCGATCGCCAAAAGCCAAAAGCATCGAAAACGAGCGGTGGGTGGAGGGAGAAAGGCGCGATTGCAGAGAGTAGAAGAGAAACTATTTTTCATATTGTTCTACTTCAAGTGCTATCCTACCTTTGATGTGGCAGGAGTGCTGTTTGACCTACACCGCAGTCGGGCACACCGTTGGATGTTAAGACTGCAACCATTGCTCGAAAAGGTCTTGGGAAAGAAAATGGTCTTACCAAAACGCAAATTGGAAAGTATTGATGAGTTTATTGTTCGTTTTCCATATGCCAAAGAAGTGATGATTGATGGGACAGAGCGTCCCATTCAACGTCCCAAAGACCAAGAGAAACAGAAAAGTCATTATTCGGGTAAAAAAAAGTGCCATACTCGTAAACACCTAGTGATGACAGACCAAGATAAACGGGTGCTAGTGCTAACAAAGGCAAGAGAAGGTAAGCTTCATGATAAAAGACAGTTGAATGAGGAAAAATTGGTCGATTTTGTTCCAGATGAACTTCCAATTCATGTGGATTTAGGCTTTCAGGGATTACAAAAAGAATTTGTCAATATTAAAATTCCAGATAAAAAGCCCAGAGGCAAAGAACTGACAGAAGAACAAAAACAGTCCAACCGAGAAAAAAGCAGCGAGCGGGTTAAATGTGAACACACCATATCAGGTATTAAGAGATACAAAGCTGCTGCTACAGTATACAGAAATCACATTCGTGATTTGGATGATCGCTTCATGCTGACTGCTGCGGGTCTCTGGAATTTCTACTTGATGGCTGCATAA
- a CDS encoding Acyl-CoA dehydrogenase type 2 domain protein — MVLTRESQQVIDYQVVAEELSEAIAASALERDQKAAIPEAEINLFKKSGLLLLSIPKKYGGMEASWLEVYRVIQTISKADGSSGQLYANHITLVTLGEVMGRLGQAEHFYRRTCENNLFWANAVNARDARLKITPDGNNFLVNGIKSFGTGVAVGDLNVIGASMEGVETPIVFILPKNREGISYNYDWNNMGQRCTASGSYTFNNVQVFPKEIVGPPPIPESAFPSLIFLVTQLSKTFVYLGIAEGALKAAREYTLTSTRPWISSGVERASLDPFILHHYGEFWTELQAAIALAERAAHQIDEAWQKGVSLTFQERGSIAIAVSAAKAFAAKVGLNITTRMFEVMGSRATSNRYGFDRYWRDQRTFTLHDPIDYKLLDVGNWLLNDIFPTPSQYS, encoded by the coding sequence ATGGTGCTAACAAGAGAATCCCAACAAGTTATTGATTATCAAGTCGTTGCAGAAGAATTATCCGAAGCTATAGCTGCCAGTGCGCTAGAACGAGATCAAAAAGCAGCAATTCCCGAAGCAGAAATTAATCTGTTCAAAAAATCGGGATTGCTATTACTTTCCATTCCCAAGAAATATGGAGGTATGGAAGCAAGTTGGTTAGAAGTATATCGAGTAATTCAAACTATATCCAAAGCAGATGGCTCGTCAGGACAACTTTACGCTAACCACATTACTTTAGTAACTCTAGGAGAAGTAATGGGAAGATTAGGTCAGGCAGAACATTTTTATCGCCGAACCTGCGAAAACAACTTGTTTTGGGCTAATGCAGTTAATGCTCGAGATGCTCGCCTAAAAATAACTCCTGATGGCAATAATTTTTTAGTCAATGGGATCAAAAGCTTTGGCACTGGAGTAGCTGTTGGAGATCTCAACGTTATTGGAGCGTCTATGGAAGGTGTAGAAACTCCAATTGTTTTTATCCTACCTAAAAATAGAGAAGGCATTAGTTATAACTATGACTGGAACAATATGGGTCAACGTTGTACTGCTAGTGGTAGTTATACCTTTAATAATGTTCAAGTGTTCCCTAAAGAAATTGTTGGGCCTCCACCAATACCAGAAAGTGCTTTTCCATCACTAATATTTTTAGTAACCCAACTTTCTAAAACTTTTGTCTATCTTGGAATAGCCGAAGGAGCTTTAAAGGCAGCTAGAGAATATACTTTAACGAGTACTCGCCCTTGGATTAGTTCGGGAGTCGAGCGAGCCAGTCTCGATCCTTTTATTTTGCATCATTATGGTGAGTTTTGGACGGAACTTCAAGCTGCGATCGCTCTAGCCGAACGAGCAGCCCATCAAATCGATGAGGCATGGCAAAAAGGAGTAAGTTTAACTTTTCAAGAAAGAGGATCAATTGCGATCGCTGTTTCTGCTGCTAAGGCATTTGCTGCCAAAGTGGGTTTAAATATTACTACTCGGATGTTTGAAGTCATGGGTTCTAGAGCTACTTCTAATCGTTACGGATTTGACCGCTACTGGCGCGATCAAAGAACCTTTACCCTCCACGATCCAATCGATTACAAACTGCTTGATGTTGGTAATTGGCTACTCAATGATATTTTTCCCACTCCTTCACAATATTCCTAG
- a CDS encoding transposase IS4 family protein, with amino-acid sequence MLRKSYNTRMDKKLLELYSDYIISSFGQITATGLSRVLEGSISHDKITRFLSAKDLESRELWKLVKPVVREYEQEDGVLIVDDTIEKKPHTQENELVCWHHDHQENRSVKGINIINYVYSVEDISLPIGFDVVKKSIKFCEVKTKKEKRKATATKNELTRNQLKICSQNQLKYRYVLADSWFSSKENMAFICQDLDKHLIMALKSNRTVALSEENKKQGCFTRIDELNWSEDGLKDWTFLFSSIVKSLKTKMAVLVFCIWLVVI; translated from the coding sequence ATGTTACGCAAAAGCTATAATACTCGAATGGACAAAAAGCTTTTGGAACTATACAGCGATTATATTATCAGCTCGTTTGGACAGATAACAGCGACAGGATTATCAAGAGTATTAGAAGGAAGTATCAGTCACGATAAAATAACTCGTTTCCTGTCGGCTAAAGACTTAGAGTCACGAGAGCTGTGGAAGTTAGTGAAACCAGTGGTCAGGGAGTATGAACAAGAAGATGGTGTGTTGATTGTGGATGACACCATAGAGAAAAAACCTCATACCCAAGAGAATGAGTTAGTGTGCTGGCATCATGACCATCAAGAAAACCGTTCTGTCAAGGGAATTAACATCATCAACTATGTTTATAGTGTCGAAGACATAAGCCTACCAATTGGGTTTGATGTCGTCAAAAAGTCCATAAAATTTTGTGAGGTAAAAACAAAGAAGGAAAAACGAAAAGCAACAGCAACAAAAAATGAATTAACACGAAATCAATTAAAAATTTGCTCCCAGAATCAACTCAAATACAGGTATGTGCTAGCTGATAGTTGGTTTTCCTCGAAGGAAAATATGGCTTTTATCTGTCAGGATTTAGATAAGCACTTGATCATGGCTCTCAAAAGCAATCGTACCGTAGCCTTGAGTGAAGAAAACAAAAAACAGGGTTGTTTTACCAGAATTGATGAACTCAACTGGTCAGAGGATGGCTTAAAGGACTGGACTTTCCTGTTCTCATCTATCGTCAAGTCTTTAAAAACCAAGATGGCAGTACTGGTATTTTGTATTTGGCTTGTAGTGATTTAA
- a CDS encoding two component transcriptional regulator, winged helix family, translating into MRILLVEDEPDLGAAIKQSLNQSNHIVDWVLDGLEAWDYFKIKEYHLGIFDWLLPNLSGIELIKRIRQQQKSLPILMLTAKDSMADKIVGLDAGADDYLVKPFDMLELLARLRALQRRTPQLQPQRLQVGNLSLDYATNTFWLQQESREVQVLLTKKEFQLLEYFMQHPNQIVTSEQLLEQLWEFGAEPPSNVVAAQICLLRRKLGKYGCDEMLETVYGLGYRFQFPSDSKTTS; encoded by the coding sequence ATGAGAATTCTACTAGTTGAAGATGAACCAGATTTGGGAGCTGCTATTAAGCAAAGTTTGAACCAGAGTAATCACATCGTAGACTGGGTATTAGATGGTCTTGAGGCTTGGGATTATTTTAAGATTAAAGAATATCATCTGGGAATTTTTGATTGGTTATTACCTAATCTTTCGGGAATAGAATTAATTAAAAGAATTAGGCAACAGCAAAAATCATTACCGATCTTGATGCTTACCGCTAAAGATAGCATGGCAGATAAAATCGTTGGTTTGGATGCAGGAGCGGATGATTATTTAGTTAAACCCTTTGATATGCTCGAATTATTAGCAAGATTGAGAGCTTTACAAAGGCGAACTCCTCAATTACAACCCCAACGTTTACAAGTGGGTAATCTCAGTTTAGATTACGCTACTAATACTTTTTGGTTGCAACAAGAATCTCGAGAAGTACAGGTATTACTCACCAAAAAAGAATTTCAGTTGTTAGAGTATTTTATGCAGCATCCCAACCAAATTGTTACTAGCGAGCAACTTTTAGAACAACTATGGGAATTTGGTGCAGAACCACCCAGTAATGTAGTAGCAGCACAGATATGTTTGCTAAGAAGGAAACTAGGGAAATATGGTTGCGATGAGATGTTAGAAACTGTTTATGGTTTGGGTTATCGTTTTCAGTTTCCTTCCGACTCCAAAACAACTAGTTGA
- a CDS encoding two-component response regulator: MKILLVEDDLEQLEPMQTALSEFGYWVDGIEDGKVAQWLMSQKEYDLLILDWMLPKVSGLELCRQYRDAGKTTPILMLTAKDTITDKVKGLDAGADDYLVKPANIIELLARVRALSRRSPVWQGNHLQVADLQLNMTTLTLERQATTVSLSPREFQLLEYFFRHPHQVLTRNQIEEYLWEWGEEPESNAITSAVRRLRHRLKLVDAADWIETVYGMGYRLNPPQDN, from the coding sequence ATGAAAATATTGTTAGTAGAGGATGACCTTGAACAATTAGAACCAATGCAAACCGCTTTGTCAGAATTTGGTTATTGGGTAGATGGGATTGAAGATGGAAAAGTTGCTCAATGGTTGATGTCTCAAAAAGAGTATGACTTATTAATTTTAGATTGGATGTTGCCCAAGGTAAGTGGTTTAGAATTATGTCGTCAATATCGAGATGCAGGTAAAACTACGCCAATTTTAATGCTGACCGCTAAAGATACTATTACTGATAAAGTTAAAGGCTTAGATGCAGGTGCTGATGATTATTTGGTTAAACCTGCTAATATTATTGAACTCTTAGCTAGAGTAAGAGCTTTATCAAGGCGATCGCCTGTTTGGCAAGGAAATCATCTTCAGGTGGCAGATCTTCAGTTAAATATGACTACTTTAACTTTAGAACGACAAGCTACTACTGTCTCATTATCTCCTCGTGAATTTCAGTTACTAGAGTATTTTTTCCGTCATCCTCATCAAGTTTTGACTCGTAACCAAATTGAAGAATATTTATGGGAGTGGGGTGAAGAACCAGAGAGTAATGCTATCACCTCAGCCGTGCGGAGGCTAAGACATCGTTTAAAACTAGTTGATGCAGCAGATTGGATCGAAACAGTTTACGGCATGGGTTACCGTCTCAATCCTCCACAAGATAATTAA
- a CDS encoding integral membrane sensor signal transduction histidine kinase, producing MKQNRLFKRSRWRLASWYAAIISIILLICALGFYEAVAHAHRITINQELESVAGTLHDSLLPVLKQSGEIEPEVKELLPNTCLVQTGCYNQDPFQSLRLGVIGQDKYYLRLFDLSENLIAVAGMQPKLPQVSNRQKWETLTDSQGTRYRQISFLLHTQQSKNWGYLQVGRSLQDFDTYVANVRWILLLGIPLVVLLVMAVSWWLSGLAIRPIYQSYQQMQQFTADAAHELRTPLAAIQATVQSNLMLPTLSETEARNTLKKILRQNKRLSYLVADLLTLCRIDGELNSNNSNQKREKVALANLIIEVEEELAALAMASEIELSSQIKVSQLEIIGDRAQLYRLITNLVTNAIQYTPAGGKVIITLTESQHNAVIRVADTGIGIAKNEQKRIFDRFYRVDKARSRSQGGSGLGLAIAQAIALAHQGSIELQSEIGKGSRFTIKLPISLSSRFIR from the coding sequence GTGAAACAAAACCGACTATTCAAGCGATCGCGCTGGCGTTTGGCTAGCTGGTATGCAGCGATTATCAGTATCATTTTATTAATCTGTGCCTTGGGATTTTATGAAGCTGTCGCCCATGCCCATCGCATCACCATTAACCAAGAATTAGAATCAGTAGCTGGAACTCTTCATGACAGCTTGTTACCCGTTCTCAAGCAGTCAGGGGAAATAGAACCTGAAGTAAAAGAACTGTTACCCAATACCTGCCTTGTGCAAACAGGCTGCTACAATCAGGATCCCTTTCAATCGTTGCGCTTAGGAGTAATCGGGCAAGATAAGTATTATTTACGTCTTTTCGATCTATCTGAAAATTTGATAGCAGTGGCAGGAATGCAGCCCAAATTACCTCAAGTTTCTAATCGGCAGAAGTGGGAAACTTTGACAGATTCTCAAGGAACTCGCTATCGGCAAATTTCTTTTCTTTTACATACTCAACAAAGTAAGAACTGGGGATATCTTCAAGTTGGTAGAAGTCTCCAAGATTTCGACACCTATGTTGCTAATGTCAGATGGATATTGCTGTTAGGAATACCTTTAGTAGTTTTATTAGTAATGGCTGTTAGCTGGTGGTTGTCAGGATTAGCTATCCGCCCTATTTACCAATCCTATCAGCAAATGCAGCAATTTACTGCCGATGCTGCCCACGAACTAAGAACCCCTCTAGCAGCAATTCAAGCAACAGTACAATCTAATTTAATGCTGCCTACTTTATCGGAAACTGAAGCTCGAAATACTCTCAAAAAAATCTTGCGACAAAATAAGCGTTTATCGTATTTAGTGGCAGATTTATTAACTCTATGCCGTATTGATGGCGAGTTAAACAGTAATAACTCCAATCAAAAGAGAGAAAAAGTTGCTTTGGCAAATCTAATTATTGAGGTAGAAGAAGAATTAGCAGCCTTAGCAATGGCTTCTGAAATTGAGCTTTCTTCTCAAATCAAAGTATCCCAACTAGAAATAATCGGCGATCGCGCACAATTATATCGTTTAATAACTAATCTGGTTACTAACGCGATTCAATATACCCCAGCAGGAGGAAAAGTAATCATAACTCTTACCGAATCACAGCACAATGCGGTAATTCGTGTTGCCGATACGGGGATTGGTATTGCGAAAAATGAGCAAAAACGTATTTTTGATCGCTTTTATCGTGTAGACAAGGCTCGTTCTAGAAGTCAAGGTGGTTCTGGACTTGGGTTAGCTATAGCTCAGGCGATCGCTTTGGCTCATCAAGGTAGTATTGAGTTACAAAGTGAGATTGGTAAGGGCAGTCGCTTTACTATCAAATTACCTATTAGTCTATCAAGTCGATTTATTCGTTAA
- a CDS encoding oxidoreductase FAD/NAD(P)-binding domain protein encodes MKRLLMSSPVAVAAFWIAIYLVITLLPLLVLLFYFPPEGRGFWVEFSVALGFIGLAMMALQFALTARINRIEASYGVDIILQFHRYISLVAFCLILIHPLILFVTEPETLQLLNFPQAPWRARYAVIATLALIILVVTSVWRKRFNIPYEFWRTSHGILAVTTVTLGLAHALGVSYYLSLFWKTILWSAIALIALLLLIYVRVIKPWFMVKKPYLVEEVIPQRGDVWTLALRSRGHEGMRFQPGQFAWITLNISPFRMREHPFSMSSSAVNPERLEFSIKALGDFTNHIKDVKPGTKAYLDGPYGVFTTDRYWDSAGFVLIAGGIGITPMMSMLITAAERQDDRSFLLIYASKRWEDITFREELDALKNKIDLTIIHVLREPPEDWTGETGYVNRELLKKYIPIHRGSRHYFICAAPVMMDQVESDLHSLDVPVTNVHMEHFNLV; translated from the coding sequence ATGAAACGTTTGTTAATGAGTAGTCCTGTAGCAGTGGCAGCCTTCTGGATTGCAATTTATCTTGTCATCACTCTTTTACCACTGCTTGTACTTCTGTTCTATTTCCCTCCAGAAGGAAGAGGATTTTGGGTTGAATTTTCGGTGGCTTTAGGTTTTATCGGCTTGGCGATGATGGCTCTTCAGTTCGCATTAACAGCCAGAATTAATCGCATTGAAGCCTCTTATGGAGTTGATATCATTCTTCAGTTTCATCGCTATATTTCCTTAGTAGCTTTTTGCTTGATTCTGATTCATCCTCTAATTTTATTTGTTACCGAACCTGAGACTCTACAATTATTAAACTTTCCCCAAGCACCTTGGCGTGCGAGATACGCTGTCATTGCCACTTTGGCACTAATTATTTTAGTTGTTACCTCCGTTTGGCGCAAACGTTTCAACATTCCCTATGAATTCTGGCGCACTTCTCACGGTATTTTAGCCGTTACCACAGTTACTTTGGGTTTGGCTCATGCTTTGGGAGTCAGTTACTACCTGAGTTTGTTCTGGAAAACGATTCTTTGGAGTGCGATCGCTCTGATTGCTTTATTACTATTGATTTATGTCCGTGTAATTAAACCCTGGTTCATGGTCAAAAAGCCTTATTTAGTAGAAGAAGTAATTCCTCAACGAGGTGATGTCTGGACTTTAGCACTGCGATCGCGAGGACATGAGGGAATGCGCTTTCAACCAGGTCAATTTGCTTGGATTACTTTGAATATTTCTCCGTTTCGGATGCGTGAACATCCTTTTTCCATGTCTTCTAGTGCAGTTAATCCCGAACGTCTAGAATTTAGTATCAAAGCTTTGGGTGACTTTACTAATCACATCAAAGATGTCAAACCAGGTACAAAAGCTTACTTGGATGGTCCTTACGGTGTATTTACGACTGACCGTTATTGGGATTCGGCTGGATTTGTTCTCATTGCTGGTGGGATTGGGATTACTCCGATGATGAGTATGTTAATTACTGCTGCCGAACGCCAAGATGATCGTTCCTTTTTATTGATTTATGCCAGTAAGAGATGGGAAGACATCACTTTTCGTGAAGAATTAGATGCTTTGAAAAACAAAATTGACCTTACCATCATTCACGTTTTACGAGAACCACCAGAAGACTGGACTGGAGAGACTGGTTACGTCAATCGAGAATTGCTTAAGAAATACATTCCGATTCATCGTGGTAGCCGTCACTATTTCATTTGTGCTGCTCCAGTAATGATGGATCAAGTCGAAAGTGATTTACATAGTCTGGACGTACCTGTGACCAACGTTCACATGGAACATTTTAATTTAGTTTAA
- a CDS encoding Periplasmic Sensor Signal Transduction Histidine Kinase: MFYRSRRNLARWFTFSMGTIFVLFAGVLYFVEAVDELEKLDRLLYKKTRVIATNLKYEWDTETIDLENVPLLGNNTRLLNTELIYARWYSPEKQLMRFFGTPGFEELITQPGLETIKNETPWVRQLTLPVYQKGLLIGYLQVGTPLTSAQNNLTQLRLILAIALPISLGMIGITGWILAGIAMRPIRQAYDQLQRFTADASHELRAPLAAILTNAQVGLITPVRDGSQQLLRLEKITKLVESVSHLVGNLLFLARHEGRLAAESLPEIDLTDLLKTITEEYQTQAKTKDLIFTSDLPTQPVKLSAEPNLLSQAVTNLLTNAYKYTPAGGKVQLRLFTRSRQAVIMVEDSGIGIPETDLPHIFGRFYRVDSERSRNTGGFGLGLAIVKQIVEAHGGKISVASTLKQGTTFTIELSL; this comes from the coding sequence ATGTTTTACCGTAGTCGTCGCAATTTGGCTCGTTGGTTCACCTTTTCAATGGGAACTATTTTCGTCCTTTTTGCTGGAGTGCTTTATTTCGTAGAAGCGGTAGATGAGTTAGAAAAATTAGACCGTTTACTTTATAAAAAAACTAGGGTAATAGCAACAAACCTCAAATACGAATGGGATACCGAAACAATAGATTTAGAAAATGTTCCTTTGTTAGGAAATAATACGCGATTGCTCAATACTGAACTGATCTACGCTCGTTGGTACAGTCCTGAAAAGCAACTGATGCGATTTTTTGGTACACCTGGCTTTGAAGAGTTAATTACACAACCTGGTTTAGAAACTATCAAAAATGAAACACCTTGGGTTCGCCAACTCACTCTCCCTGTATATCAAAAAGGACTACTGATTGGTTATCTTCAAGTCGGTACACCTTTAACCTCTGCTCAAAATAACTTGACTCAATTACGCTTGATTCTGGCGATCGCTCTACCGATTTCGCTGGGTATGATTGGTATTACTGGCTGGATACTGGCAGGAATAGCCATGCGACCGATTCGTCAAGCTTACGATCAACTTCAGCGTTTTACAGCCGATGCCTCTCACGAACTACGCGCACCTTTGGCAGCGATTTTAACCAATGCCCAAGTTGGACTAATTACTCCTGTCAGAGATGGTTCACAGCAACTTCTTCGTTTGGAAAAAATTACTAAATTAGTTGAGTCTGTCAGTCATTTGGTTGGTAATTTGTTGTTTTTGGCTCGCCATGAAGGAAGATTAGCTGCTGAATCTTTACCAGAGATTGATTTAACTGATTTACTCAAGACCATAACCGAAGAATATCAAACTCAAGCAAAAACCAAAGATTTAATTTTTACCTCTGATTTGCCTACTCAACCAGTCAAATTATCAGCCGAGCCAAACCTTTTATCTCAAGCAGTAACGAACCTACTGACTAATGCTTATAAATATACGCCCGCAGGAGGCAAAGTTCAGTTACGTTTGTTTACTCGTTCGCGTCAGGCTGTGATTATGGTAGAAGATAGTGGAATTGGCATTCCTGAAACCGATTTACCCCACATTTTTGGGCGATTTTATCGAGTTGATAGTGAGCGATCGCGTAATACTGGCGGTTTTGGTTTGGGGCTGGCGATTGTTAAACAAATTGTCGAAGCTCATGGCGGTAAAATTAGTGTAGCTTCAACACTTAAGCAGGGAACTACTTTTACCATCGAATTATCTCTTTGA
- a CDS encoding hypothetical protein (conserved exported hypothetical protein), translated as MFSIRWFTKIFSFSIDFWLCLPLLALAFWIGGELISNQVLSRPFSVVAELEANKRTQINLTITVQLIQVLIDKKQGLAQVQVKTNDSDLKRLEFEFKTTQFKQIEVLISKELGLSQADVRSLTRYQIER; from the coding sequence ATGTTTTCAATTCGCTGGTTTACAAAAATTTTTAGTTTCAGCATAGATTTTTGGCTTTGTCTACCTTTATTAGCTCTTGCTTTTTGGATTGGTGGTGAACTTATTTCTAATCAAGTTTTAAGTCGTCCTTTTAGTGTAGTTGCCGAATTAGAAGCCAATAAAAGAACACAAATCAACTTAACAATTACAGTACAATTGATTCAGGTATTAATCGATAAAAAACAAGGACTAGCTCAAGTTCAAGTGAAAACTAACGATTCTGACCTTAAAAGATTAGAATTCGAGTTTAAAACCACACAGTTTAAGCAAATAGAAGTTTTGATTAGTAAGGAACTAGGTTTATCTCAAGCAGATGTGAGGAGTTTAACCCGCTATCAAATTGAACGTTAG